The Aphis gossypii isolate Hap1 chromosome 3, ASM2018417v2, whole genome shotgun sequence genome includes a region encoding these proteins:
- the LOC114119262 gene encoding guanylate cyclase soluble subunit beta-1 — translation MYGFVNYALELLVLKTFGEETWEKIKKDAEVTMDGQFLVRQIYDDEITYNLVSSAAQILELPASSILELFGKMFFEFCQDSGYDKILQVLGATPRDFLQNLDALHDHLGTLYPGMRAPSFRCTERTEDGALVLHYYSDRPGLEYIVIGIVKTVASKLHNTEVEVEILQTKEECDHVQFLITDKNTTGQRQSDQTAEVETLSQEPKISPATFCHVFPFHLMFDRDLNVLQTGCTITRVIPMVQGPEPCKLTQILYPVRPHLELTFDNILAHINTVYVLNTKPGIMNGDSNDRDGSSISLRLKGQMLYVPETDLMLFLCYPSVVNLDDLTKRGLYISDIPLHDATRDLVLMSEQFEADYKLTRDLEFLTDKLQQTYRELESEKQKTDRLLYSVLPISVATELRHKRPVPPKRFECVTLLFSGIVGFSDYCAGHADSKGAMKIVRMLNQLYTAFDVLTDPKKNPNVYKVETVGDKYMAVSGLPEPCEEHVRCIARLALDMMDLSHTVVVDGVPVRLTIGIHSGEVVTGVIGHRMPRYCLFGNTVNLTSRTETTGIPGKINVSENAYNVLNQSNNWDPQFEFTYRGLVPMKGKPEPMKVWILTRKRADVENTEALKQ, via the exons atg tacGGATTCGTGAATTACGCTTTAGAGCTGCTCGTGTTGAAAACATTTGGCGAAGAGACGTGGGAAAAAATCAA AAAAGATGCAGAGGTTACAATGGATGGTCAGTTTTTAGTCAGACAAATTTACGATGAcgaaattacatataatttggtATCGTCGGCCGCACAAATCCTCG AACTGCCCGCCAGTAGCATATTAGAATTGTTTGGGAAGATGTTTTTCGAGTTCTGTCAGGATTCCGGTTACGACAAAATCCTACAGGTGCTTGGAGCCACACCCCGGGACTTTCTTCAA AATCTGGACGCTTTGCACGATCACTTGGGTACACTGTATCCGGGTATGAGAGCACCGTCTTTCCGGTGCACAGAAAGGACCGAGGACGGCGCACTTGTTTTACACTATTATTCAGACCGTCCCGGATTGGAGTACATTGTCATCGGAATTGTTAag ACCGTCGCCAGTAAACTTCATAACACCGAGGTGGAGGTGGAGATATTACAAACTAAAGAAGAATGCGATCATGTGCAGTTCTTAATAACCGATAAAAACACAACAGGTCAACGTCAAAGCGATCAAACAGCCGAAGTCGAGACACTATCACAAG AACCGAAAATTAGTCCGGCCACGTTTTGCCATGTGTTCCCATTCCATCTGATGTTCGACAGAGACTTGAACGTCCTTCAAACCGGTTGCACGATCACCAGAGTAATACCCATGGTACAAGGGCCAGAACCATGCAAATTAACACAAATCTTATACCCC GTAAGACCTCATTTGGAATTGACATTCGACAACATTCTAGCGCACATTAACACCGTGTACGTTCTTAACACTAAACCGGGAATCATGAACGGCGACTCCAACGACCGCGATGGTAGTTCAATATCTCTGCGTCTTAAA GGGCAAATGCTGTATGTTCCGGAAACGGATCTAATGTTGTTTTTGTGTTATCCGAGTGTCGTGAATCTCGATGATCTGACCAA ACGGGGCTTGTACATCAGTGATATACCTTTGCACGATGCCACTAGGGATTTGGTGTTGATGTCTGAACAATTCGAAGCTGATTACAAACTGACCAGAGATTTGGAATTCTTAACTGACAAGCTCCAGCAGACTTACAGAGAGCTGGAgagtgaaaaacaaaaaaccgaCAG actgCTGTATTCGGTGCTGCCGATCAGCGTGGCCACAGAGCTGCGACATAAGCGACCGGTTCCGCCGAAAAGGTTCGAATGCGTGACACTGCTTTTTTCCGGCATAGTCGGCTTCAGTGACTATTGTGCCGGTCACGCAGACTCGAAAGGCGCCATGAAAATCGTCCGGATGCTTAACCAGCTCTACACGGCTTTCGACGTGCTCACCGATccgaaaaaaaatccaaatgtCTACAAG gtGGAGACTGTCGGCGACAAATACATGGCGGTCAGCGGACTTCCTGAACCTTGCGAAGAGCATGTCCGGTGCATTGCTCGATTGGCTTTGGACATGATGGACCTCAGTCATACGGTCGTAGTGGACGGTGTGCCCGTT CGCCTGACAATAGGCATACACAGCGGCGAGGTGGTAACGGGAGTAATCGGTCACCGCATGCCCCGGTACTGCTTATTCGGCAACACCGTAAATCTGACCAGCAGGACCGAAACCACGGGCATACCGGGAAAAATCAACGTCTCAGAAAACGCATacaa